CACCACGAGCACCGCATCGGGCCGGGACGCCTCCATGGCGGCAAGAAGCCCTTGCTCTTCACCGATTCGGGCGGTGCGCCACGGTTCGTACCCGGCCCGCCGGGCCGCCCCCTCCAGGGGCGTCGGCCGGGGCTTCAGCCCCCGACCCGCCTTCCGGGGCGGCGCCGTCACCACGCCCTCAAAGGAGAACGTGGAGACCATCTCTGCAAAGCAGACAGCAGCGAAGTGGCCGGAACCGAGAAACCAAAGCCTCATCGACAAGGGGATCAACCCTTCTTCTTTCGGAATTTCCGCTTGATGACCTGCCGTTTCATCAGCGACAGGTGGTCAATGATCAGCGTGCCGTTAAGGTGGTCGATCTCATGCATCAGCGCCCTGGCCAGAAAGCCTTCGGCGTCGATCCGCCGTTCCGTCCCGTCGGGGTCGCGCGTCGCCACCACCACCTGTGCCGGTCTGGCGATGTCCTCGAAGATGCCGGGGAAGCTCAGGCAGCCCTCCTCGGCGACGATCTCGCCGCTCTGTTCCCGCACCTCGGGATCGATCAGGACAAAGCGCTCGCCTTTCACCTCGACGACGGCGATCCTCCGGGACACACCGATCTGCGGGGCCGCCAGCCCCACACCGTCGTGGGCGTACATGGACTCCCACATATCCTCGAGGAAGGCCGCCAATTCTTCGCCGAACCCCTCTTCCTCCGCGTTTTCCGCCCGCAGCACCGGATCCGGGTATATCTTGAGCGGCAACACAGCCATTGTTCCCATCTCCTCATTGCACAACACACTGCCGCACCCCCGGAGGGGTACGGCAGTACCGGACTATTGTTCTTCAGAACCCTTCCTAGTTATTGAAGACATCCCCGAGGAGATCACCGATGGTCACGGCGGCATCGTCCTCCGTGTAGGAGTTGTTCTGCTGCTTCTTTCCTCCTGCGGACTTGGCGGGACGGTCCCGTTTCTGTTCCTTTTTGGGCTCCTCGCCCTGCTGGAGGGCACTGAGGCTGAGACGGATCCTCCGCTCCTTCGGCTTGACCTCCAGAATGCGGGCCGTCACCTCCTGCCCTTCCTGCAGGACATCGCCGGGCTTGTCCACACGCTCCCTGCTCAGCTGGGAGATGTGGATCAGTCCTTCCACGCCCTTCTCCAGCTCCACAAAGGCACCGAAGTCGGCGAGGCGGACCACCTTGACGTCCACATCCTGGTTCTCCCAGTAGCGTTCGCCAACACCGTCCCAGGGATCGTGGAGCTGCTTGTAACCCAGGCTGATGCGGCGGCGCTCCTGATCGACATCGAGGATCTGCACCTCTACCTCCTGGCCCT
The sequence above is a segment of the Synergistales bacterium genome. Coding sequences within it:
- a CDS encoding methionyl-tRNA formyltransferase codes for the protein MRLWFLGSGHFAAVCFAEMVSTFSFEGVVTAPPRKAGRGLKPRPTPLEGAARRAGYEPWRTARIGEEQGLLAAMEASRPDAVLVVDFGRRIPGRLLELPRYGCLNVHPSLLPRYRGAAPVQRAIMEGPAETGVTVFRLVEAMDAGPVLGRERVAIGSE
- the def gene encoding peptide deformylase, with product MAVLPLKIYPDPVLRAENAEEEGFGEELAAFLEDMWESMYAHDGVGLAAPQIGVSRRIAVVEVKGERFVLIDPEVREQSGEIVAEEGCLSFPGIFEDIARPAQVVVATRDPDGTERRIDAEGFLARALMHEIDHLNGTLIIDHLSLMKRQVIKRKFRKKKG